The Kitasatospora sp. NBC_00374 genome has a segment encoding these proteins:
- a CDS encoding metallophosphoesterase produces MRILLISDTHVPSRARRLPDALLTAVDEADVVVHAGDWVDEATLDLLESRARRLVAVYGNNDGPALRERLPEVARADLDGLRLAVVHETGPAQGRERRCDDRFPDVDVLVFGHSHIPWDTVSPAGLRLLNPGSPTDRRRQPACTFLTAAITGGRLAEVRLHELPPHTRPGDRSRPDA; encoded by the coding sequence GTGCGCATCCTGCTGATCTCGGACACCCACGTCCCGTCCCGCGCCCGCCGGCTGCCGGACGCCCTGCTGACGGCCGTCGACGAGGCGGACGTCGTCGTGCACGCCGGTGACTGGGTCGACGAGGCCACCCTCGACCTGCTGGAGTCCCGGGCCCGGCGGCTGGTCGCCGTGTACGGCAACAACGACGGCCCGGCCCTGCGCGAACGGCTGCCCGAGGTGGCCCGGGCCGACCTCGACGGCCTGCGGCTCGCCGTCGTCCACGAGACCGGCCCGGCGCAGGGCCGCGAGCGGCGCTGCGACGACCGGTTTCCCGACGTGGACGTGCTGGTGTTCGGGCACAGCCACATCCCCTGGGACACCGTGAGCCCTGCGGGCCTGCGCCTGCTGAACCCGGGATCACCCACCGACCGCCGGCGCCAACCCGCCTGCACCTTCCTGACGGCGGCGATCACCGGAGGGCGCCTGGCCGAGGTCCGCCTGCACGAGCTGCCCCCGCACACCCGACCGGGCGACCGGAGCCGCCCCGACGCTTGA
- a CDS encoding substrate-binding domain-containing protein, whose product MFRATAHRTRVAVIAALTVLCLPACSPGQQKSSDGTARVKGPISLVYLQKQGDQQYFLDEADGARARAAELGVELKVVDVGTDADRTVREVRSAVDGGAHGVIVVVPDPAVGPQVAKITRDAGVALLTSDDQICTNLADPTVCAHQRLVPRVGFSGAQTGFEVGRRAAQEYRKAGWKAADTRVVSVWRHDVSVCRERVDGAAEAFLQAGQVATLDLGTDNTVAGAQQKVAATVAAERPGVRHWVVWGCNDENVLGAVTALQEAGVSPDNVIGVGLGAYLACRSWVSGRPTGMRAALFINGRAVGALAVQTVFERLRNGREMPAESFAPSTMVDAASWKTSGATCH is encoded by the coding sequence ATGTTCCGTGCAACGGCGCACCGTACGAGAGTCGCCGTCATCGCCGCTCTCACCGTGCTCTGCCTCCCCGCCTGCTCTCCCGGGCAGCAGAAGTCCTCGGACGGGACGGCCCGGGTCAAGGGCCCGATCTCGCTCGTCTACCTGCAGAAGCAGGGGGACCAGCAGTACTTCCTCGACGAGGCGGACGGGGCCAGGGCCAGGGCCGCCGAACTCGGCGTCGAGCTGAAGGTGGTCGATGTCGGCACGGACGCCGACCGGACCGTCCGGGAGGTCCGCTCCGCCGTCGACGGCGGGGCCCACGGTGTGATCGTCGTGGTGCCGGACCCGGCGGTGGGCCCGCAGGTCGCGAAGATCACCCGGGACGCCGGGGTCGCGCTGCTGACCTCCGACGACCAGATCTGCACCAACCTGGCCGACCCCACCGTGTGCGCCCACCAGCGGCTGGTACCCCGGGTGGGCTTCAGCGGCGCGCAGACGGGCTTCGAGGTCGGCCGGCGGGCGGCCCAGGAGTACCGCAAGGCCGGGTGGAAGGCGGCCGACACCCGGGTGGTCTCGGTCTGGCGGCACGACGTGAGCGTCTGCCGGGAGCGGGTCGACGGTGCGGCCGAGGCCTTCCTGCAGGCGGGCCAGGTGGCCACGCTCGACCTCGGCACGGACAACACGGTGGCCGGCGCGCAGCAGAAGGTCGCGGCGACGGTCGCGGCCGAGCGCCCCGGCGTCCGGCACTGGGTGGTCTGGGGCTGCAACGACGAGAACGTCCTGGGCGCCGTCACCGCCCTGCAGGAGGCCGGGGTCAGCCCCGACAACGTGATCGGCGTCGGCCTCGGCGCCTACCTCGCGTGCCGCAGCTGGGTCTCCGGCAGACCGACCGGCATGCGGGCCGCCCTGTTCATCAACGGCAGGGCCGTCGGCGCGCTCGCCGTCCAGACCGTCTTCGAGCGGCTCAGGAACGGCCGGGAGATGCCCGCGGAGTCCTTCGCCCCCAGCACCATGGTCGACGCCGCCAGCTGGAAGACCTCCGGGGCCACCTGCCACTGA
- a CDS encoding FAD-binding oxidoreductase, protein MSIDTAEGVLGDATIGELEAALRGTLVRPDDPAYDEARAVWNAAHDRRPALVVRCAGTADVIRAVEFARSQDLLVAVRGGGHSIAGFSTCDGGIVIDLSAMKGVRVDPDRRRVVAQPGLTWGELDHETQAFGLAVTGGLVTSTGIAGFTLGGGFGWLVRRDGLASDNLVAADVVTADGRLVHASAEENADLFWALRGGGGNFGVVTSFEFELHPVGPQVLAGLVVYPLDEAREVITRWREACGGMPDELTTLVNLTTAPPLPFLPEEVHGTRVVVIVAMYAGPAEAGEAAVRPLRSLGTPIADVLGPMPYLGMQALLDPLWTRGAHNYFTSAFIEPTDAAIESVLDAHLATPTPFSEVHLHQLGGAFARIPADATAFSQRDAGVMCNVIARSPEAAGFDRHAAWARAAREDIARHGNGSTYVNFTGDAAEDKVRAAYPEAVHDRLVRVKDEYDPTNLFRLNQNIRPSAAS, encoded by the coding sequence ATGTCCATCGACACGGCAGAGGGAGTCCTCGGGGACGCCACCATCGGCGAGCTGGAGGCCGCGCTGCGCGGCACCCTGGTACGCCCCGACGACCCCGCGTACGACGAGGCCAGGGCGGTCTGGAACGCCGCCCACGACCGGCGGCCGGCCCTGGTGGTGCGCTGCGCCGGGACGGCCGACGTGATCCGGGCGGTCGAGTTCGCCCGCAGCCAGGACCTGCTCGTCGCGGTGCGCGGCGGCGGCCACAGCATCGCCGGCTTCTCGACCTGCGACGGCGGGATCGTCATCGACCTGTCCGCGATGAAGGGTGTGCGGGTCGACCCCGACCGCCGCCGGGTGGTCGCCCAGCCCGGGCTGACCTGGGGGGAGCTCGACCACGAGACCCAGGCCTTCGGCCTCGCGGTGACCGGCGGCCTGGTCACCTCGACCGGGATCGCCGGCTTCACCCTCGGCGGCGGGTTCGGCTGGCTGGTCCGCCGGGACGGTCTGGCGAGCGACAACCTGGTGGCCGCCGACGTCGTCACCGCGGACGGCCGGCTGGTGCACGCCAGTGCCGAGGAGAACGCCGACCTGTTCTGGGCACTGCGCGGCGGCGGCGGCAACTTCGGGGTCGTCACCTCGTTCGAGTTCGAGCTGCACCCGGTGGGGCCGCAGGTGCTCGCCGGGCTGGTCGTCTACCCGCTCGACGAGGCCCGAGAGGTGATCACCCGGTGGCGCGAGGCCTGCGGCGGGATGCCCGACGAGCTGACCACGCTGGTCAACCTCACCACGGCGCCCCCGCTGCCGTTCCTGCCCGAGGAGGTGCACGGCACCCGGGTCGTGGTGATCGTGGCGATGTACGCCGGCCCCGCCGAGGCCGGGGAGGCGGCCGTCCGGCCGCTGCGCTCGCTCGGCACCCCGATCGCCGACGTCCTGGGCCCGATGCCGTACCTCGGCATGCAGGCGCTGCTGGATCCGCTGTGGACGCGCGGCGCCCACAACTACTTCACCTCGGCCTTCATCGAGCCGACCGACGCGGCGATCGAGTCGGTGCTGGACGCTCACCTGGCGACGCCGACGCCCTTCAGCGAGGTGCACCTGCACCAGCTGGGCGGCGCCTTCGCCCGGATCCCGGCGGACGCGACCGCCTTCAGCCAGCGGGACGCGGGCGTCATGTGCAACGTGATCGCGCGCTCCCCGGAGGCGGCCGGCTTCGACAGGCACGCCGCGTGGGCCCGGGCGGCCCGGGAGGACATCGCGCGGCACGGCAACGGCTCGACGTACGTCAACTTCACCGGTGACGCGGCCGAGGACAAGGTGCGTGCCGCGTACCCGGAGGCCGTCCACGACCGGCTGGTGCGGGTCAAGGACGAGTACGACCCGACCAACCTGTTCCGGCTCAACCAGAACATCCGGCCGTCCGCGGCGAGCTGA
- a CDS encoding glutamate--cysteine ligase — translation MSTSSRENHARQTAAGEEPGRDRRTADTTGVEPLTLGVEEEYLLLDPDSGLPLPRVEEVRAAADLHPALESAEVQPELLQSQVEIATPVCRDLSEVGGHLLRLRHSLASAAESSGCHLAACGTAPYADTTPPAITDAPRYRSIRQDFSRLADENLINGMHVHVGIPDRQTGVAVLNRLRPWLPLLVGLAANSPLWYGTDTGFSSWRTVVFNRWPISGVPPRFADADDYDRRITELQDARMIRDRGQLYWQARLSERYPTLEVRAMDVQLRADEAVMLAGLVRALATTVMLEERDGHPAPERTPESLAGAGWHAARYGMTEALHDPATGRLRRVGDVVSDLVEYLTPALALAGDERQVTSLLHRLLQEGNGADRQRRALEKHGRRGLVDMIAEESAAS, via the coding sequence ATGAGCACCTCTTCCCGCGAGAACCACGCCCGCCAGACCGCCGCGGGGGAGGAGCCGGGCCGCGACCGCCGCACCGCCGACACCACCGGAGTCGAGCCCCTCACCCTCGGCGTCGAGGAGGAGTACCTGCTGCTCGATCCGGACTCCGGCCTGCCGCTGCCCAGGGTCGAGGAGGTCCGGGCCGCGGCCGACCTGCATCCCGCGCTGGAGAGCGCCGAGGTGCAGCCGGAGCTGCTCCAGTCCCAGGTGGAGATCGCCACCCCGGTCTGCCGGGACCTCTCCGAGGTGGGCGGCCACCTGCTGCGCCTGCGGCACTCCCTCGCGTCCGCCGCCGAGTCCTCCGGCTGCCACCTGGCGGCCTGCGGCACCGCCCCGTACGCGGACACCACCCCTCCGGCGATCACCGACGCACCGCGCTACCGCTCCATCCGCCAGGACTTCTCCCGGCTCGCCGACGAGAACCTGATCAACGGCATGCACGTCCACGTCGGGATCCCCGACCGGCAGACCGGTGTCGCCGTCCTCAACCGCCTGCGGCCGTGGCTGCCGCTGCTCGTCGGGCTGGCCGCGAACTCCCCGCTCTGGTACGGCACCGACACCGGCTTCTCCAGCTGGCGCACGGTCGTCTTCAACCGCTGGCCGATCAGTGGCGTGCCGCCGCGGTTCGCCGACGCGGACGACTACGACCGGCGGATCACCGAGCTCCAGGACGCCCGGATGATCCGGGACCGCGGGCAGCTCTACTGGCAGGCCCGCCTGTCCGAGCGCTACCCGACGCTGGAGGTCCGGGCGATGGACGTGCAGTTGCGCGCCGACGAGGCCGTGATGCTCGCCGGGCTGGTCCGGGCGCTGGCCACCACCGTGATGCTGGAGGAGCGGGACGGGCACCCGGCGCCCGAGCGGACACCGGAGAGTCTGGCCGGGGCCGGCTGGCATGCCGCCCGGTACGGCATGACCGAGGCGCTGCACGACCCGGCGACCGGGCGGCTGCGGCGGGTCGGGGACGTGGTCAGCGATCTCGTCGAGTACCTGACCCCGGCGCTGGCGCTCGCGGGGGACGAGCGGCAGGTGACCTCCCTGCTCCACCGGCTGCTGCAGGAGGGGAACGGCGCCGACCGGCAGCGCCGCGCGCTGGAGAAGCACGGGCGCCGCGGGCTGGTCGACATGATCGCCGAGGAGAGCGCCGCCTCCTGA